The Ziziphus jujuba cultivar Dongzao chromosome 5, ASM3175591v1 genome segment CTATTGAATGTAcgaaacccttgctggtcatgatatataaataaaattattttaatgatcaaactaactttgaagaactttaattgccaagttcaatgatttctgtTTTGAAGGAATTTAGAGATGTTTTCCCgcatgagattccaagtggactaccacctatttgagggatagaacatcaaattgactttgtcccaggggctactgtaccaaatagaccagtatatagaagcaatcccgaagaaacaaaggagctgcaaaaacaggtaagtgatttgcttggtaaaggatacattcgttagagtttaagtccatgtgcagttcctgttttgttggtacctaaaaaggatggttcttggagaatatatgttaattgtagggctataaataacatcaccattaaatatagacatcccattcctaggttagatgatatgcttgatgagttgcatggtgcttgcatgtttattaaaattgatcttaggagtggttatcatcaaattagaatgaaagaaggtgatgaatggaaaaccataTTTGAAACTAAATAtaggctgtatgaatggttagttatgctttttggattatctaatgcagctagtactttcatgaggcttatgaatcatgtaatgcgtccatttattggtaaatttgtggttgtttattttgatgatattttggtgtatagccgaaacttggatgagcatgtggatcaacttaggcaagtattgcaagttcttagaaaggaaagattgtttgctaacatgaacaagtgtgattttgcaaagatgagcttgtttttctaggatttgtagtaagtgctgcaggaatcaaagtggatcaagctaaagtgcaagcaaCCAAATAGTGGCTggttcctacaacaatcacccaagtgaggagtttccatggcttggcaagtttttatagaagatttgtcaaggattttagcccTATAgctgcacctttgaatgaagttgtcaagaagaatattggctttaaatggggggaagtacaagaaaaatcttttaatttgttgaaagaaaaattgtgtaatgcacttttattagttttgccaaatttttctaagacttttgaaattgagtgtgatgcttccaGTGTAGGTATTgaagctgttttaatgcaagaaggaagacccatagcctactttagtgaaaaattaaatggagctgcactaacctacccgacatatgacaaggagatgtatactttggtgagggctttagagatgtggcagcattatctcatgccaaaggagtttgtgattcacaagaaataggcaagaattccacagaggacgaggccgaggacgaggaggtcgtgagagaccgagagaggaatttgatgaggagccattcggtggagactttgaggaaggtatggacaaaactgttgctgtccaagatagagctggccgtggaagatataggaaggaagatacagatgatgatttggtaaatatcaaggttaacatcccatcttttatgggtaaaagtgatcccgaagcttacttggagtgggaagaaaaaatggagatgattttttactgccacaactattcggaaggtaagaagatgaagttggcagcaatggagtttggacattatgcactccaatggtggaccaatgagcaaaatacccgaaagagagttggtgatgatttaatctcgacatggcgtcaaatgaaaggagccatgaggaaacagtttgtgccatcccattaccataggttgctgcatcaaaggcttcaatctttatctcaaggaactaggtccgtaGAGTATTATTACAAAGAggtggagatgctcatgatgaggttaagcatgagggaggatagggaggcaacaatggcaagatttcttggagggttaaaccgtgacattgccaaccagcttgaattacaacaatacttagaattggaggagatattgcatgtagcaattaagcttgagaaccaattcaagaggaggggtgttagcacacggtttggaagagtttctagcagtggaaggacaagttcaagtggctggaaaaacaattccacttatgaaagcaagctgaagccgaaacttggtgaaaAAGCTACCAACCGAccgagaagagaatttaaaaccgaatctgcccaagccattaaaggtgaggtaaaatctgaacctaaacctcagaattcaagagaaattatttgtttcaagtgccaaggaagaggacatatagccacccaatgcccgaatagaaggataatggtaattaggggtaatggagaggtggaattcgaaagtgaggctagtgaggctgaaatcgaacaagaagatgaaggacttgatgatgaggctgaaccattaaacacatcaaatgttgagctaaatttgtcTCAAGAagggtacttgctgtttacaaggatgaagaacaaattcaacgagagaacatcttccacactcgtagtgaaatacaaggtaaaatttgtagcatgattgtagattgtgggagttgtactaatgtaataagtaaacttgtagttgataaattgggcttaaaaacaataaaacatccttatccatatagattacaatggcttatgATAGTAGTGAGATGAAAggaaataaacaagccaaattaaaatttaatataggtagatatgaggatgtagttttatgtgatattgtacccatgattgctggacatatactattaggtaggccatggcaatttgataaagatgctactcatttcggtcgagaaaatagtattgttttcaggtttaaagggaagaaggtcaagctggaaccattatctcctaaagaggtttacaaagaccaattacaaatgcaacaaaggagagaagctcaaggaaaaagcaagtatcaccatcctttcaagaaggtaagaatgaggttgctgagcaaggtaaggtttctaagactcatattgagtggaaagatcaagggaaaactgaaagagaggggaaagaaagtggcaaacccgagagcttggagaaggaagggaaatctgaaggtttgcaccaatcatagagagaaaaagaaaaagaaagaaaagaaaggtcaagtagcaacttttatttgagtttaggggatattaataaggttattgagtgtaagaaacctttgctggtcatgatttataaagaaaattattttaatgatcaaactaactttgaagaacttgaattgccaagttcaatgatttctcttttgaaggaatttggagatgtcttcccaaatgaaattccaagtggactaccacctatttgaaggatagaacatcaaattgactttattCCAGGGgttgccataccaaatagaccagcttataggagcaatcccgaagaaacaaaggagctgcaaaaacaggtaagtgatttacttgacaaaggttatattcgtgagagtttaagtccatgtgctgtacatGTTTTGTTAGTGCCAAAAATGGATGTTACagggagaatgtgtgttgattgtagggctataaataacattaccatcaaatatagacatcccattcctagattagatgatatgcttgatgagttgcatggtgcttgcatgtttacaaaaattgatcttaggagtggttatcatcaaattaggatgaaagaaggtgatgaatggaaaaccgcattcaaaactaaatatgggctgtatgaatggttagttatgccttttggattatctaatgcacctagtactttcacgaggcttatgaatcatgtaatgcgtccatttattggtaaatttgtggttgtttattttgatgacattctaatatatagccaaaatttggatgaccatgtggatcaacttagtcaagttttgcaagttcttagaaaggaaagattgtttgctaacattaaaaaatgtgatttttgcaaaaatgagcttgtgtttctaggatttgtagtaagtgctgcaggaatcaaagttgaccaagctaaggtgcaagcaattcaagagtggccggttcctacttctatcacccaagtgaggagctttcatggcttggcaagcttttatagaagatttgtcaaggattttagtaccatagtagcaccattgaatgaagttgtcaagaagaatgtcggctttaaatggggggaagtacaagaaaaatcttttaatttgttgaaagaaaaattgtgtaatgcacctttattagttttgccaaatttttctaagacttttgaaattgaatgtgatgctttgggtgtaggtattggagctgtcttaatgcaagaaggaagacccatagcctactttagtgaaaaattaaatggagctgccctaaactacccgacttatgacaaggagatgtatgctttggtgagggctttggagacgtggcagcattatctcatgccaaaggagtttgtgaatcatatggatcatgagtctttgaagcatattaagggtcaagaaaagctcaaccaaaggcatgccaagtggattgaatttattgaaacctttccatatgtgatccgctacaaaaaagctaaggaaaatgtggttgctgatgcattatcccaaatgtatgtactcttttctaccttagatgctagattgcttggatttaaacaattgaaagaactttatgagcatgatagtgactttggaaaaaattttagaacctgtttgaaacatggatttaataaattttacatatttgagggatatttgtttaaggaaaacaaactttgtgtgcctaattgtagcatgagagaattattggttcgggaaggacatggggatggtttaatgggtcattttggtgttttaaaaactttatccttactgtaagaacatttttattggcctaacatgaggagagatgttgagagaatttgtgaaagatgtttgaagtgccgaaaaacaaaatcaacattgaagccgcatggattgtacaagcctttgccgattcctacctatccttgggtagatttgtctatggattttattcttggtttgcctaggtcaaggacaggtaaggattcaatatttgttgtagtagataggttttctaagatggcacattttattgcatgtaataaaactgatgatgcatccaatattgctaatttttttttcaaggaaattgtgagattgcatggaatgccaagaactattttttcgaatagggatgctaagttcttaagttgtttttggaaaactttgtgggctaatttaggtactaagcttttattttcaactacttgccacccacaaacagatgggcaaaccgaagttgtgaatagaaccttgtccgcgttgttacgtgctttaattagtagaaatttgagaacttgggaagaatgtttgccacatgttgaatttgcttataataggtctttacattcagctactaaatatacaccatttgagattgtttatggttttaatcctttgactccattagatctaacacctttacctttaagtgagcgtgctaatctagatggaaaataaaaagctgattttgtaaaactgattcatgagaagacaaaggtAAATATcaagaggaggaccgagcaatatgcaaaggtggctaatcaaggccgaaaacccATGGTCTttaaacctggagattgggtgtggctgcatttgagAAAAGAAACATTTCCCGAACAAAAGatatcaaaactcatgccgaggggtgatggaccttttcaagttttggagaggataaacgacgatgcctacaaacttgatctaccgggtgagtataatgttagtgctaccttcaatgttgctgatttttctccttttgctgcaggtgatgactttgatttgagggcaaatccttttcaagaggaggggaatgatgcgaatccgctcgagaccgttcaaccgacaacccgttggggtgctgacccaatacagatgaaggtggggccgatcactagagcccaagccaagaagttcaaggacaatcttgttgtctttatacaaggaataagtcatagtcaagaggggttggccatatctaaagaactaAGGCCTGTTTTATTCATACAAGTAATAGAAGCCAAAATGGACCCGGGTAACGTTTTTAGTGCGAAgatggaggtcgggttgtatgaattggatccccattcttatgggttcaattaatatggtggatgagtcatagaaaccagaaAAATCAGCTTCAAAGCTGAATAACATGGTGGTTTGCgtacaaggggaagaaaaggccaaatttgctgtattccttgctggttttgctgtattttactgtattagccttttctcatacttccaaccaagggcaacgtgagaaacttcacaataagcttatttggcattccacaaagactattgaagctgatttggagtccaattagatcaaagaagggtcattaccaacatagccaAAAATTACcgtatttagtttcctaatttgtttttactttttgttttaggaaactatctttaattttggatttgtatttatttacttattgaacaaataagtttaggaaagtttttattttattatttgggttgtaaattaattaattcctaattgaaaataagggaattaattaattagattaggaaaaggaaaggttcGGCCAAGCTAGAATTCTTCCTTgcgtggccggtttttcctagggtttttagggtttattttgtttctttcaaagcctatttaaaggcttatttttcaataagaatataactttgatttgattaagaaaatacttgtgagattaattatctctttgttctttgagaacacctaaaacaccattagagaattggttgttttagcttgacttatcaataggttttccatcccctattgtggcgtctacattataccaaggtttctaaccacaggttggataggggttgaggtccattcccttagaacttgaatttaattaagatccgggctaatataatacgggtttaggaacaggtcgtcctaggttcgtatcacatattaagggtcaaggaaagctcaaccgaaggaaTGCCAAGTggatttaatttattgaaaccattccatatgtgatccgctacaaaaaaggtaaggaaaatgtggttgtcgATGCCTAGAtcaaggataggtagggattCAATATTtcttgtagtagataggttttctaagatggcacattttattgcatgtaataaaactgatgatgcatccaatattgctaatttatttttcaaggaaattgtgagattgcatggaatggcaagaactattgtttcggatagggatgctaagttcttaagttatttttggaaaaatttgtgggctaagttaggtactaagcttttattttcaactacttgtcatccacaagtaatgaatagaactttgtctgcattggtgaaagcattaattagttgaaatttgagaatttgggaggaatgtttggcACATGTTGAAtctgcttataataggtctttacatttagctactaaatatacaccattttaaattgtttatggttttaatcctttgactccattaggtctaacacctttacctttgagtgagtgtgctaatctagatggaaaacaaaaaactgattttgtaaaactgattcatgagaagacaaaggcaaatattgaaaggaggaccgagcaatatgcaaaggtgacTAATCGAGGCCGAAAACCAATGGTctttgaacttggagattgggtgtggctgcatttgaggaaagaaatattttctgaacaaaggaaatcaaaactcatgccgaggggtgatggaccttttcaagttttggaaaggataaacgacaatgcctacaaacttgatctaccgggtgagtataatgttagtgccaccttcaatgttgctgatttgtctccttttgctgcaggtgatgactttgatttgagggcaagtcctttttaagaggaggggaatgatgcgaatccgcccgagctcTCACAATCGACAACTCACTTGGGTACTGATctaatacggatgaagactggaccgatcactaaggctcaagctaaaaggtttaaggacaattttactgcctttatccagaacgtaattcattctcaaaagggcttgtccatacctgaagataaaagatctgttttaagcatccaagtggtgaaggctgatacattggacattttacatcggacacccatacatcggacattttatatcggacacccatacatcgaaCATTTtgtatcggacacccatgcctcggacatctgacctcggacttcggacatcagacataacttagttaggacatcggacagacataagttagctcggacagatatAAGTTAGTTGGACAtcagacagacataagttagctcggacatcagacataagtcagcttagttgtcaaactagtcaactcgttttctaatttgcatttgacttttttttttgggtttttatttatttatttgctggaaaaataagtttaggaaagttattattttattattttcattgtaaattaaataattcctacttcaaaataagaaaattaattaatccaaattagattaggaaaggatgtgaaattaggcaatttcctaattggattctatgttggccgaaattttctaatccttttagggttttattttgttcatccaaagcctatttaaaggcttattttcaatgagaaaggaagcttgaattttatacaaaaaattatttgtgagattgaattctctttattatttggaacatctaaaacaccattagtgaatgagtgttttagttttgacttatcaataggacttccatcacctattgtggtgtcttcactatataccaaggtttctaatcacaggttagttagggatcatggtgaccattaaaacttgaacataattagatccaggctaatgtAATATCGGTTTAGGagtcgtcctaggttcttaTCAGACAAATTCCCGCATAGTCCAAGtagatatgaaaatgaaaaaagaaaaaaaaaagatccactattccaattttatctttgatcgaattttaatattagaataGTAGATATAGTTATGATTCAATGGGTTAGGTCCacttactttttcttttgttgatttCTAATTGATTTGATTGGAATAATAGAATAAAGTAACAGGAATATTTGGAGATTCAAGTAGACAACTTAGCATTAttcattataatatttataacaatataataaacataataataaatgttaaactTTATAACTATAACTACTAGAAATTACTACATTTCATTAGTATTTAATAGAATttcaacataaaaattaattatattacaattacatttcaTGGTTTGTTACCTTTTTATTACAAATGGCAAAAATATCtctataaatatgaatactGCCATTGGAGTTTTATGAAAAACCAAAGCCCCTTATCGGATTTGAACCGATGACTTACACCTTACCATGGTGTTACTCTACCACTGAGTTAAAAGGGCCCGTTTACTTCAACTCCCAAATAAGCCACCAGTTACTATGAGTTTAGTGTATAtacttattatatgttatatgtctATAGATTCATCTTATACATTTATATGCtaagacccatccaaaattcctcaccggaaccctagacaagccctgatcctagggaaaccataccagaccctccaataaaaaatccggcagcatctcctcTAAGAGTTGGACTTTCAAAACTCCCTACAcataaaacacacttctaaaaatatctccttattcctcccgccttactacaatttacttcCACATATtagcagcacttcaaaaaaaaaaaattgatggggAACTAgaagaaatattataaataaatgtccaatatagtatacagaacATCAaagtttacaaataaatatggaatttaatacaacaaaggataaaaagaaatagtacaaggtaggaagaaaaagaaagaaataactcCTTAAAATTCGACAGCAAACCAAAACGTCGAGTTTGTCCCGGGtgatcaacgtctactaacctgggcctagggaaacagatttaaaaacgtgagatgttaatcatctctGTGAGTGATccaatactaataataacataataataaacttaatcaattaataataaataagttaataattaaatactaagcATTTGAAaagatattttctctcaaaactctcaccatttCACTCAATTTGAACTGTCCCCCTTTTAAAACacttcacaaaacccaatatctatataccccaaaaatcaataaataattaattagataaattacaaataaaatacaataaattaaagatctaaaatatataatgcAAGTAAAgcagaaatacaaataaaagtaatttttgtaacaattactaaatgataattaagttcaataacaattattaaattgtcacACATTGtcataaaagaataaaacaaatcataaataatttaaccaAGCCAACgtttaattcaacatataatcATGACATATATTAATCAAGCCAAGTGAATAATcaaggaatattaataaataaaatgcaaataatacACAGCAAACCAATTTAGTAATAAAGGGATTTAAcgtaaaacaaaattgatttcaacaaataatttataaaaattatgctcaataatttaataaaataatggaaGACACTGTAGaaaatctttttgataaattttaaatttatataatccttgaaaacatggtaaaatatataaataaaattcatgttaaaatctcgatttaaaaaaataataaaatacataaataaaatacttttaattacaaatatcaCTTCGAAAAACATTTAATTGTTGATAAACAATTGGGACAATATCTTGACGCAccataccatataccagtgatgccctacaatacccagcgtcccgagcaccatctggcgggaggttaaagagagaaacttgcatacggtcgctttggcgtctcgacagtgccgctgcttaaaccatcatcccggccatggaggagggcagcttatgtgcactatataaaacttgcctgccctcaggtCTATAGCAACTCACAGAagacattacaacctgcgcGCTTATCCACATATACGATACATAACACctgtactgtatgagtgcatctaaaatcaattaataaatgttttattaaatttattgtattttcatgtaaatagggGCAAGAAAGCTCTATGGAAAAATTTCGGTTCAATTCGATGTTATTTAGGAGGGGGTTAGAATACAGGTGTGGGTTAAGTAAATCAATGGATAGTTTTGGTGGtcctattgaaaatgaaaataccagTGTAAATAAAGATCCAATTATAaatcatatgaataaaaaaaatccctaaTGGGATTGAGAGCAACAATTATAGTTACAGTAATGTTGATTATTTACTCGGCGTAAGGAGGTACATTTGAAATTTCATATCTaatcaaacttttttctttagggATAGTAATAGGGACCATTActccatatattttgatattgaaaattgaatttttgagaCTAACACCGATCGTTCTTTTCTAAGTGCGCCAAAAAGTTCCTTTTATAGTTATTAGAATTCTAGTTATCCAAATAATGTATCTAAGAGTGACGATCATCACTATTATCGTTACATGTATGATACTAAATATAGTTGGAATAATCACATTACTAGTCTCATTGATGGTGATCTTCATTCTCAAATCAGTATTGATcgttatattttaagtagtggTGTCAATTCCAATGACAGTTACATTTATAGTTATATTCGTGGCGAAAGCGATAAGAGTAGTAAAAGTGGGAGTTCCAGTATACGAACCAGTACAGATGATAGTGCAAAAACTCTAAGAAAAGAGAGTTCGAGAGAGCTCtaactaaaataagaaaaagaaaaagggatttaGAGAGAGCTCTAACtcaactaaaagaaaacaaattaaaattaaataaaattttaaaagaaaacaaattaaaggaaGCTCTAGTTgaaataagagaaagaaaaaatgatttagcattttctctaactcaaatacaaataagagaCAGAAAAAGTGATTTATAGATaactaaaaatacaaatatttatgggtgcaatgcaaaaaaatttatggattaaattataagaagttttttaaatttcaaatgaatatttgTGAACATTGTAGACGTCATGTGAAAATGACTAGTTCTGATAGAATCAAAAGTTCGGTTGATCTAGGTACTTGGGAGCCTCTGGATGAAGACATGGTCTCTATGGATCCCATGAAATTTCATTTGCAGGAGGAACCTTATAAAGATCgtattgattttaatcaaagaaCAACAAGATTAACTGATGCCGTTCAAACAGGCATAGGTCGATTAAATTGTATTCCTGTAGCAATCGGGGTTATGGATTTTCAGTTTATAGGGGGTAGTATGGGATCGGTAGTGGGCGAGAAAATCACACATTTGATTGAACATGCTACCAATAAATTTTTGCCTCTTATTCTAGTGTGTGCTTCTGGAGGAGCACGTATGCAAGAAGGAAGTTTGAGCTTAATGCAAATGGCTAAAATATCTTTtgctttatattattatcaatcaaataataagttatTCTGTGTATCAATCCTTTCATCTCCTACTACGGGTGGGGTGACAGCTAGTTTTGGTATGTTTGGAGATATCATTATTGCTGAATCAAATGCCTATGTTACATTTACGGGTAAAAGAGTAATTGAACAAACATTGAATAAGACAATACCCAGGGTGCACAAGCGGCtgaatatttattccataaggGCTTATTTGATCCAATCGTATCACATAATCCTTTATAAGGCGTTCTAAGTGAGTTATTTCAGCtccatgctttctttcctttgaatcaaaaaatgaaatcaaaaataaaattaaggagagccatatatccttatccttaatcttatccttaatttaatatttaataaattattaaatttaataaattcaaaaatttattacttgttttgtggtaaccaagtagttatttagtttatagGAAGCAATGTCAAAATTCTAagaatggatttttctttggtaacataacattaaattggaaaaagaatcatGTGGATACTTTTTCTTATCGATAGCCCTAATTACTAATCAGGTCAGGATATctctatcaaacaaaataaaaagagcgaATTCTATCTCTTTCGTCCATGAAATTGGGCAAGGGGGTCCTGCATCTTTCTATATCCTTCAAGAACCCCTGATTTTACTAAGAATCTCTTTTGTCGGATCGTATTATAACGAATTTTTTTGcgaagggaaaaacaaaaatgaagaataatcaaaataaataatgaacataataaaaaagtgaattatcatatatatattgcatgtagaaagatgaataagcccatttatttacttattttatttacatattttatttacatatttacagttttgatttacattaattatattatatacatacttagtatattct includes the following:
- the LOC132799270 gene encoding acetyl-coenzyme A carboxylase carboxyl transferase subunit beta, chloroplastic-like, giving the protein MTSSDRIKSSVDLGTWEPLDEDMVSMDPMKFHLQEEPYKDRIDFNQRTTRLTDAVQTGIGRLNCIPVAIGVMDFQFIGGSMGSVVGEKITHLIEHATNKFLPLILVCASGGARMQEGSLSLMQMAKISFALYYYQSNNKLFCVSILSSPTTGGVTASFGMFGDIIIAESNAYVTFTGKRVIEQTLNKTIPRVHKRLNIYSIRAYLIQSYHIILYKAF